One Orrella dioscoreae genomic window carries:
- the mutY gene encoding A/G-specific adenine glycosylase: protein MDFAHTIIDWQRLHGRHGLPWQGTRDPYRVWLSEIMLQQTQVATVIPYYHRFLERFPDVATLAAAAQEDVMPYWAGLGYYARARNLHRCAQSVVSDWGGQFPRKPEDIATLTGIGRSTAAAIAAFSFDTRAAILDGNVKRVFARHFGIEGDPMRREIEKAMWSLADSLLPGTGHTHPGMPAYTQGLMDMGATVCTRGTPACGACPLAGTCVARREGRQQELPTPRARKAVPERETAMLMLECEGRLLLQRRPETGIWGGLWSLPEFPVHESAARIALQWVPAADSPQALAHFQHVFTHFKLRIHPWHVQGKGQCTESADQEWIALDRLADVALPAPVRKLVDGYFTRDLLQPAST from the coding sequence ATGGATTTCGCCCACACGATCATCGACTGGCAGCGCCTGCATGGCCGCCACGGCCTGCCCTGGCAGGGCACGCGCGACCCCTACCGCGTCTGGCTTTCGGAAATCATGCTGCAGCAGACCCAGGTCGCCACCGTGATTCCGTATTACCACCGCTTCCTGGAACGCTTCCCCGACGTCGCCACGCTGGCCGCCGCCGCGCAGGAAGACGTCATGCCGTATTGGGCCGGGCTGGGCTACTACGCCCGCGCGCGCAACCTGCATCGCTGCGCGCAGAGCGTCGTGTCGGACTGGGGCGGCCAGTTCCCGCGCAAGCCGGAAGACATCGCCACGCTCACCGGCATCGGCCGCTCCACCGCGGCGGCCATCGCCGCGTTCTCGTTCGATACGCGCGCGGCCATCCTGGACGGCAACGTCAAGCGCGTGTTCGCGCGGCATTTCGGCATCGAAGGCGACCCGATGCGCCGCGAGATCGAGAAAGCCATGTGGTCCCTGGCCGACAGCCTGCTGCCCGGCACCGGCCACACCCATCCCGGCATGCCCGCCTATACGCAAGGCCTGATGGACATGGGCGCCACCGTCTGCACGCGCGGCACGCCGGCCTGCGGCGCCTGTCCGCTGGCCGGCACCTGTGTCGCGCGGCGCGAGGGCCGCCAGCAGGAATTGCCCACGCCACGCGCACGCAAGGCCGTGCCGGAACGGGAAACCGCCATGCTGATGCTGGAATGCGAAGGCCGGCTGCTGCTGCAGCGCAGGCCGGAGACGGGAATATGGGGCGGGCTGTGGAGCCTGCCGGAGTTTCCGGTGCACGAAAGCGCAGCGCGGATCGCGCTGCAATGGGTGCCTGCCGCGGACAGTCCACAAGCCCTGGCGCACTTCCAGCACGTCTTTACGCACTTCAAGCTGCGCATCCACCCTTGGCACGTACAAGGCAAAGGGCAATGCACCGAAAGCGCCGATCAGGAATGGATTGCCCTGGATCGCCTGGCTGACGTCGCGCTCCCCGCACCGGTGCGGAAACTGGTGGATGGCTATTTCACGAGGGACCTTCTGCAGCCGGCGTCGACCTGA
- a CDS encoding M81 family metallopeptidase, translating into MARILYGGFQHETNTFAPDKADWRAFEIGGGWPGLVTGDKIWPAIQGANIPAAGFVQAALDAGDTVVPTVWCAASPSAHVTRDAYERIVALILDGIRAAQPVDAVYLDLHGAMVAEHADDGEGELLRRVREQVGPDLPVFASLDLHANVTRLMLESADALVAYRTYPHVDMAETGKRTHALLTRRLASGRRPVMASHRLDFLIPICWQCTDIQPAKGLYEKLAELEKQALHISFATGFPAADFPECSPVIWAYGDDAASAQAAAQALTDLANAAEPAFAGKLYSPDEAVRYALDKSVSAKLPIIIADAQDNPGAGSNSDTTGLLRALVRQDAQDAAIGLIVDPESVQAAHAAGEGATVRLAIGGKAGVAGDDPFEADFLVERVGDGRFDATGPYYRGFRLDIGPTACLRLGGVRIVLASYKVQMADQAMFRYAGVEPTEQNVLVVKSAVHFRADFTPIAEEIIVGAAPGSMPMDAAALPWTKLPKGLKLGPCGKAFGG; encoded by the coding sequence ATGGCACGCATTCTGTACGGCGGTTTTCAACACGAGACCAATACCTTCGCGCCCGACAAGGCTGACTGGCGCGCGTTCGAGATCGGCGGCGGCTGGCCCGGTCTGGTGACGGGCGACAAGATCTGGCCTGCCATCCAGGGCGCCAACATTCCTGCCGCGGGCTTCGTGCAGGCCGCGCTGGACGCGGGCGACACGGTGGTGCCCACGGTGTGGTGCGCGGCCAGCCCCTCGGCGCATGTGACGCGGGATGCCTATGAGCGCATCGTGGCGCTGATCCTGGACGGCATCCGCGCCGCGCAACCCGTGGACGCGGTGTATCTGGACCTGCACGGCGCGATGGTCGCCGAGCATGCCGACGATGGCGAGGGCGAACTGCTGCGCCGCGTGCGGGAACAGGTGGGGCCCGACCTGCCGGTGTTCGCCTCGCTGGACCTGCACGCCAACGTCACGCGCCTGATGCTCGAGTCGGCCGACGCCCTGGTGGCGTATCGCACCTATCCGCACGTGGACATGGCCGAGACCGGCAAGCGCACGCACGCGCTGCTGACGCGGCGGCTGGCATCGGGCCGCCGTCCGGTCATGGCTTCGCATCGCCTGGATTTCCTGATCCCCATCTGTTGGCAATGCACGGACATCCAGCCTGCCAAGGGCCTGTATGAAAAGCTGGCCGAGCTGGAGAAGCAGGCCTTGCACATCTCCTTCGCCACGGGCTTCCCGGCGGCCGATTTCCCCGAATGTTCGCCGGTGATCTGGGCCTATGGCGATGACGCGGCCAGCGCCCAGGCTGCCGCGCAGGCGCTGACGGACCTGGCCAACGCCGCCGAGCCGGCGTTTGCCGGCAAGCTCTATTCGCCCGACGAGGCGGTGCGTTATGCGCTGGACAAGTCGGTGTCGGCCAAGCTGCCCATCATCATTGCCGACGCGCAGGACAATCCCGGCGCGGGCAGCAATTCCGACACCACCGGTCTCCTGCGCGCGCTGGTGCGCCAGGATGCGCAGGACGCCGCCATCGGCCTCATCGTCGATCCGGAATCGGTGCAGGCTGCGCATGCCGCGGGCGAGGGCGCCACGGTGCGCCTGGCCATCGGCGGCAAGGCGGGGGTGGCGGGCGACGATCCCTTCGAGGCCGACTTCCTGGTCGAGCGCGTGGGGGACGGCCGCTTCGATGCGACAGGGCCGTACTACCGCGGCTTCCGGCTGGATATCGGCCCGACGGCATGCCTGCGGCTGGGCGGCGTGCGCATCGTGCTGGCGTCCTACAAGGTGCAGATGGCCGACCAGGCCATGTTCCGCTATGCCGGGGTCGAACCCACCGAGCAGAACGTGCTGGTGGTGAAGAGCGCCGTGCACTTCCGCGCCGATTTCACGCCCATCGCCGAAGAGATCATCGTCGGCGCTGCGCCGGGCTCGATGCCGATGGACGCGGCCGCGCTGCCGTGGACGAAGCTGCCGAAGGGCTTGAAGCTGGGTCCCTGCGGGAAAGCGTTTGGCGGGTGA
- a CDS encoding ABC transporter ATP-binding protein: MNQSASDNARASDAPVLAIDGLTVRVGTRAEGRAVVRDLSFSVRAGETVCIVGESGSGKSVTSLATMGLLPPGALRADGGSIKVDGEDVLRASQARLRELRASKMAMVFQEPMTALNPVQKVGKQVDEVLRLHTSLSAAERKRQVLAMLESVHLPDVARIHESYPHQLSGGQRQRIVIAMALILKPRLLIADEPTTALDVSTQKQILLLMRELQAAHDTAVVFITHDFGVVAEIADRIVVMNQGEVVEAGTRDDILARPQRDYTRMLVSSVPSLVPRRRHAPDGDIVLDVAGLNKTYGGGGLLRRAPSVAAAQDVSFTLRRGEVLGIVGESGSGKSTVARCVLRLIDPSSGRVRLQRDDIATLSRTQLTPLRKRIQIVFQDPYRSLNPRRRVGDSIIEGLLNYGTPRQQALKEAARALALVGLPADAIDRYPHQFSGGQRQRICIARALVMEPDVLVADEAVSALDVSVQAQVLALLEEVRQRVGIGVLFITHDLRVAAQICDTIIVMQKGRVVEAGPAEQVLARPAEAYTRGLIDAAPGRHWDFQRFKPVEGMVA, from the coding sequence ATGAATCAATCCGCAAGTGACAATGCCCGCGCATCGGACGCGCCCGTCCTGGCCATCGACGGCCTGACGGTGCGTGTCGGCACCCGCGCGGAAGGCCGCGCCGTGGTGCGCGACCTGTCCTTCTCGGTGCGCGCCGGCGAAACCGTCTGCATCGTCGGCGAGTCCGGTTCGGGCAAGTCGGTGACCTCGCTGGCCACCATGGGCCTGCTGCCGCCGGGTGCGCTGCGCGCCGATGGCGGCAGCATCAAGGTCGATGGCGAGGACGTGCTGCGCGCCAGCCAGGCCCGCCTGCGCGAACTGCGCGCTTCCAAGATGGCCATGGTCTTCCAGGAGCCCATGACCGCGCTGAATCCGGTGCAGAAGGTCGGCAAGCAGGTGGACGAGGTGCTGCGCCTGCACACCTCGCTGTCGGCCGCTGAGCGCAAGCGCCAGGTGCTGGCGATGCTGGAATCGGTGCACCTGCCGGACGTGGCCCGCATCCATGAGTCCTATCCTCACCAGTTGTCGGGCGGGCAGCGCCAGCGCATCGTGATTGCCATGGCGCTGATCCTGAAGCCGCGCCTGCTGATCGCGGACGAGCCCACCACGGCGCTGGACGTGAGCACGCAGAAGCAGATCCTGCTGCTGATGCGCGAGCTGCAGGCCGCGCATGACACGGCGGTCGTGTTCATCACGCACGACTTCGGCGTGGTGGCGGAGATCGCCGACCGCATCGTGGTGATGAACCAGGGTGAGGTGGTCGAGGCGGGCACGCGCGACGACATCCTGGCGCGGCCCCAACGCGACTACACGCGCATGCTGGTGTCGTCGGTGCCCAGCCTGGTGCCGCGCCGCCGGCACGCGCCAGACGGTGACATCGTGCTGGACGTGGCCGGGCTCAACAAGACCTATGGCGGGGGCGGGCTGTTGCGGCGCGCGCCCTCGGTGGCCGCCGCGCAGGACGTGTCCTTCACCCTCCGGCGCGGCGAAGTGCTGGGCATCGTCGGCGAATCGGGGTCCGGCAAGTCCACCGTGGCGCGCTGCGTGTTGCGGCTCATCGATCCCAGCAGCGGGCGCGTGCGCCTGCAGCGCGATGACATCGCCACGCTCAGCCGCACGCAGCTGACGCCGCTGCGCAAACGCATCCAGATCGTGTTCCAGGATCCGTATCGCAGCTTGAACCCGCGCCGCCGCGTGGGCGACTCCATCATCGAAGGCCTGCTGAACTACGGCACGCCGCGCCAGCAGGCCTTGAAGGAAGCCGCACGCGCGCTGGCGCTGGTGGGCCTGCCCGCCGATGCGATCGACCGCTATCCCCACCAGTTCTCGGGCGGGCAGCGCCAGCGCATCTGCATCGCGCGCGCGCTGGTCATGGAGCCTGACGTGCTGGTTGCCGACGAGGCCGTATCGGCGCTGGACGTGTCGGTGCAGGCGCAGGTGCTGGCGCTGCTGGAAGAGGTGCGCCAGCGCGTGGGCATCGGCGTGCTCTTCATTACGCACGACCTGCGCGTGGCCGCGCAGATCTGCGACACCATCATCGTCATGCAGAAGGGCCGCGTGGTCGAGGCCGGACCTGCCGAGCAGGTGCTGGCGCGGCCCGCCGAGGCCTATACCCGCGGCCTCATCGATGCGGCCCCGGGACGTCATTGGGATTTTCAGCGCTTCAAGCCAGTGGAGGGCATGGTTGCCTGA
- a CDS encoding ABC transporter permease: protein MTAILNSAAPAAAAAKPASPLAQALRTGPVMIALAILAVAVIMAVLAPWLGTIDPTQIDPTQRLKPMSAAHWLGTDAYGRDVYSRVIYGARVSLVVGIGVAIFSIAAGLVIGVAAGYFRWVDAIVMRIMDGIMAIPGVLLAIALVSLSGASLTTVMVAITIPEVPRVVRLVRSVILGVKNEPYVEAAVSLGTPTLALTIRHLVPNTVAPLIVQGTYIFASAILTEAILSFLGAGVPPETSSWGNIMAEGRAFFQLIPGLVLYAGLVLSMVVLSVNVLGDALRDALDPRMSRRL, encoded by the coding sequence ATGACGGCAATCCTGAATTCCGCGGCCCCTGCCGCGGCAGCCGCCAAGCCGGCTTCCCCCCTGGCGCAGGCGCTGCGCACCGGTCCGGTGATGATCGCGCTGGCCATCCTCGCGGTGGCCGTGATCATGGCGGTGCTGGCGCCGTGGCTGGGCACCATCGATCCCACCCAGATCGACCCCACCCAGCGCCTGAAACCCATGTCCGCGGCGCACTGGCTGGGCACGGACGCCTATGGGCGCGACGTCTATTCCCGCGTGATCTACGGCGCGCGGGTGTCGCTGGTGGTGGGTATCGGCGTGGCGATCTTCAGCATCGCGGCGGGCCTGGTCATCGGCGTGGCGGCGGGGTATTTCCGCTGGGTCGACGCCATCGTCATGCGCATCATGGACGGCATCATGGCCATTCCGGGCGTGCTGCTGGCCATCGCGCTGGTGTCGCTGTCGGGCGCCAGCCTGACGACCGTGATGGTGGCCATCACCATTCCGGAGGTGCCGCGCGTGGTGCGCCTGGTGCGCAGCGTCATCCTGGGCGTGAAGAACGAGCCCTATGTCGAGGCGGCCGTGTCGCTGGGCACGCCCACGCTGGCACTGACGATCCGCCACCTGGTGCCGAACACCGTGGCGCCGCTCATCGTGCAGGGCACCTACATCTTCGCGTCGGCGATCCTGACCGAGGCCATCCTCAGCTTCCTGGGCGCGGGCGTGCCGCCCGAGACCTCCTCGTGGGGGAACATCATGGCCGAGGGACGCGCCTTCTTCCAACTCATCCCTGGTCTCGTGCTGTACGCGGGGCTCGTGCTGTCGATGGTGGTGTTGAGCGTCAACGTACTGGGCGACGCCCTGCGCGACGCGCTGGACCCCCGCATGTCGCGCCGCCTGTGA
- a CDS encoding ABC transporter permease has product MLAFLLRRTLAVVPVMAMVAVIVFAILRLTPGDPAAIIAGDSATPEQLEQIRQTMGLDQPIPTQFVMWVGQLLRGDLGVSLLSGTQVSDMILQRMGPSLALCLSTITLSVLLAVPLGVLAAWRQGRLLDRAVMAFSVMGFSVPVFVTAYVLILIFSIKLGWFPVQGYKPLSDGFLPFVQSLVLPTIALSTVYVALIARITRTSIIEVMGEDFIRTARAKGLRERAVLLGHALGNAAVPIVTIIGVGIALLISGVVVTESVFNLPGLGRLVVEAVLGRDYPVIQALILLFAFLYVLINLVVDALYTVFDPRIRY; this is encoded by the coding sequence ATGCTGGCTTTTCTCCTGCGCAGGACGCTGGCCGTCGTACCGGTCATGGCGATGGTCGCGGTCATCGTCTTCGCCATCCTCAGGCTCACGCCCGGGGATCCCGCCGCCATCATCGCCGGTGACTCGGCCACGCCCGAGCAGCTGGAACAGATCCGCCAGACCATGGGCCTGGATCAACCCATCCCCACGCAGTTCGTCATGTGGGTGGGCCAGCTGCTGCGCGGAGACCTTGGCGTGTCGCTGCTGTCGGGCACGCAGGTGTCCGACATGATCCTGCAGCGCATGGGGCCGTCGCTGGCGCTCTGTCTGAGCACGATCACGCTCTCGGTGCTGCTTGCGGTGCCGCTGGGCGTGCTCGCCGCCTGGCGGCAAGGCCGGCTGCTGGACCGCGCGGTCATGGCCTTCTCGGTCATGGGTTTCTCGGTGCCGGTCTTCGTCACGGCCTATGTGCTGATCCTGATCTTCTCCATCAAGCTGGGCTGGTTCCCCGTGCAGGGCTACAAGCCGCTGTCCGATGGCTTCCTGCCATTCGTGCAGTCGCTGGTGCTGCCCACGATCGCGCTGTCCACGGTCTATGTTGCGCTGATCGCGCGGATCACCCGCACCAGCATCATCGAGGTGATGGGCGAGGACTTCATCCGCACCGCGCGGGCCAAGGGCCTGCGCGAGCGGGCAGTGCTGCTGGGCCACGCGCTGGGCAACGCCGCGGTGCCCATCGTCACGATCATCGGCGTGGGCATCGCGCTGCTCATCAGCGGCGTGGTGGTGACCGAGTCGGTGTTCAACCTGCCCGGGCTGGGACGGCTGGTGGTGGAGGCGGTGCTGGGCCGGGACTATCCGGTGATCCAGGCGCTGATATTGCTCTTCGCCTTCCTGTACGTGCTCATCAACCTGGTCGTCGACGCGCTCTATACCGTCTTTGACCCCCGCATCCGATATTGA
- a CDS encoding ABC transporter substrate-binding protein — translation MSKPYRRFALHRPLLAASVAGMLLGAASFAQAQTVTAVMHSSLRVLDPIMTTAHITRNHGYMIYDTLLATDAQNRVQPQMADKWEVSADGKSYTFTLREGLTWHDGKPVTAEDCVASIKRWAEQDKMGQMMSAMMAEMKVVDEHSFVMTFKEPTDFALRALAKPSGVAPFMMPKRVAETPSNQPIKEFVGSGPFKMVVPEFKPGLQVVYEKNADYKPRQEPASALSGGKVVKVDRVRWVSMPDAMTSVNALISGEIDYLEQMPYDLLPLVKSQSDISLTVFDPQGYQTVMRMNHLNPPFDNKLVRQAAMYAVDQTNVLQALVGNPEYYRNCAALFGCGLTYDSQAGADVSVRGNVEKAKALLKEAGYKNEPVVILQPTDAPSVSPQPVVIGQALRAAGFNVQMQAMDWQTLVTRRASQASLAEGGWNIFATNNVMAEALDPLRAFGVAANGKQAWFGWPDVPKIEELRKEFAMTTDLARQKQLANDIQALVIEEGVLLPMGQYTVPAAIRKTISTPIEAPIPVFWGMTKTGK, via the coding sequence ATGTCCAAGCCATACCGCCGTTTTGCATTGCACCGTCCGCTGCTCGCCGCTTCCGTGGCGGGCATGCTGCTGGGCGCTGCCTCGTTCGCCCAGGCGCAGACGGTGACCGCCGTCATGCACTCCAGCCTGCGCGTGCTGGATCCGATCATGACCACGGCGCACATCACCCGCAACCACGGCTACATGATCTACGACACGCTGCTGGCGACCGACGCGCAGAACCGCGTCCAGCCGCAGATGGCCGACAAGTGGGAAGTGTCCGCCGACGGCAAGTCCTACACCTTCACGCTGCGCGAGGGACTGACCTGGCATGACGGCAAGCCTGTCACCGCCGAGGACTGCGTGGCCTCCATCAAGCGCTGGGCCGAGCAGGACAAGATGGGCCAGATGATGTCCGCCATGATGGCCGAGATGAAGGTGGTGGACGAGCACAGCTTCGTCATGACCTTCAAGGAGCCCACCGACTTCGCGCTGCGCGCCCTGGCCAAACCCAGCGGCGTGGCGCCTTTCATGATGCCCAAGCGCGTCGCCGAGACGCCGTCGAACCAGCCGATCAAGGAGTTCGTGGGGTCGGGCCCGTTCAAGATGGTCGTGCCCGAATTCAAGCCCGGCCTGCAGGTCGTCTACGAAAAGAACGCCGACTACAAGCCGCGCCAGGAACCGGCCAGCGCGCTGTCCGGCGGCAAGGTCGTGAAGGTGGACCGCGTGCGCTGGGTGTCGATGCCTGACGCCATGACCTCGGTGAATGCGCTCATCAGCGGCGAGATCGACTACCTGGAGCAGATGCCCTATGACCTGCTGCCGCTGGTCAAGAGCCAGTCCGACATCTCGCTGACGGTGTTCGACCCGCAGGGCTACCAGACCGTCATGCGCATGAACCACCTGAACCCTCCGTTCGACAACAAGCTGGTGCGCCAGGCCGCCATGTATGCCGTGGACCAGACCAACGTGCTGCAGGCGCTGGTGGGCAACCCCGAGTACTACCGCAACTGCGCGGCCCTGTTCGGTTGCGGCCTGACCTATGACAGCCAGGCGGGCGCGGACGTGTCCGTCAGGGGCAACGTCGAGAAGGCCAAGGCGCTGCTGAAGGAAGCCGGCTACAAGAACGAGCCGGTGGTGATCCTGCAGCCGACCGACGCACCCTCGGTCAGCCCCCAGCCGGTGGTGATCGGCCAGGCGCTGCGCGCGGCCGGCTTCAACGTGCAGATGCAGGCGATGGACTGGCAGACGCTGGTGACGCGCCGCGCCTCGCAGGCCTCGCTGGCGGAAGGCGGCTGGAACATCTTCGCGACCAACAACGTCATGGCCGAGGCCCTGGATCCGCTGCGCGCCTTCGGCGTGGCCGCCAACGGCAAGCAGGCCTGGTTCGGCTGGCCCGACGTGCCGAAGATCGAGGAACTGCGCAAGGAGTTCGCGATGACGACCGACCTGGCGCGCCAGAAGCAGCTGGCCAACGACATCCAGGCGCTGGTGATCGAGGAAGGCGTGCTGCTGCCCATGGGCCAGTACACCGTGCCCGCCGCGATCCGCAAGACGATCTCCACGCCCATCGAAGCGCCGATCCCCGTGTTCTGGGGCATGACCAAGACGGGCAAGTGA
- a CDS encoding D-serine ammonia-lyase produces the protein MAQDCKNNSEIKGLPYNREPCAQLWCNPALETQAVGAESSIISMEDVGAAASRLVRFAPLLTKLFPELQASGGLIESGLVPLKGAYPALAESASHGRYWVKTDNDLPVAGSIKARGGIYEVLAFAETLAERHGLLAGAADYGVLAGAAARACFGRHEISVGSTGNLGLSIGIMASAMGFRVTVHMSAEARQWKKDKLRAHGVTVVEHEGDYARAVAAGRARSQADPQGYFVDDEHSMDLFLGYSVAGLRLRDQLAEAGVTVDAAHPLFVYLPCGVGGAPAGITAGVKLVFGEAAHCVFVEPAASACFMTRLQNPEREGISIYDAGMDNRTEADGLAVPVASELAYAQTRHLISGVVTVQDAVLFADLARVQASDGLKVEPSAAAGFSGPRALVGTAEGQAYLREHGLLAAMPQANHIIWCTGGAFVPAPEYEAFLERGRDYLAAWQRPS, from the coding sequence ATGGCGCAAGATTGCAAAAATAACAGTGAAATTAAGGGTTTGCCCTATAATAGGGAACCCTGCGCCCAACTCTGGTGCAATCCGGCGCTGGAAACGCAAGCCGTCGGCGCTGAGTCATCCATCATTAGTATGGAAGATGTTGGTGCGGCGGCGTCCAGGTTGGTGCGTTTCGCGCCGCTGCTGACGAAACTATTCCCCGAGCTGCAGGCCAGTGGCGGCCTGATCGAGTCTGGCCTGGTGCCCCTGAAGGGTGCATATCCGGCATTGGCCGAATCAGCCTCGCACGGCCGCTACTGGGTCAAGACCGACAACGACCTGCCGGTGGCGGGCTCCATCAAGGCGCGTGGCGGCATCTATGAAGTGCTGGCCTTCGCCGAAACCCTTGCCGAGCGGCACGGACTGCTGGCCGGCGCAGCCGACTACGGCGTGCTGGCGGGTGCCGCGGCGCGAGCATGCTTTGGCCGTCATGAAATTTCGGTCGGCTCCACGGGCAACCTGGGCCTGAGCATCGGCATCATGGCCTCAGCCATGGGTTTTCGCGTCACGGTGCACATGTCCGCCGAAGCGCGCCAATGGAAGAAGGACAAGCTGCGCGCGCACGGCGTGACCGTGGTCGAACACGAGGGCGACTATGCCCGCGCGGTGGCCGCCGGCCGGGCGCGTTCGCAGGCCGACCCCCAGGGCTATTTCGTCGACGACGAACACTCCATGGATCTGTTCCTGGGCTACAGCGTGGCAGGGCTGCGCCTGCGCGACCAGCTGGCCGAAGCCGGCGTCACGGTGGATGCCGCGCATCCGCTCTTCGTCTACCTGCCTTGCGGCGTGGGCGGCGCGCCCGCCGGCATCACCGCCGGGGTGAAGCTGGTGTTCGGCGAGGCGGCGCACTGCGTGTTCGTCGAGCCCGCGGCATCGGCCTGCTTCATGACACGCCTGCAGAACCCCGAGCGTGAAGGTATCTCGATCTATGACGCCGGCATGGACAACCGTACCGAAGCCGACGGGCTGGCCGTGCCGGTGGCGTCCGAGCTGGCCTATGCGCAGACGCGGCACCTGATTTCCGGCGTCGTCACGGTGCAGGACGCCGTGTTGTTCGCGGACCTGGCGCGTGTGCAGGCCAGCGACGGGCTGAAGGTCGAGCCTTCCGCGGCGGCGGGCTTCAGCGGCCCGCGCGCCCTGGTGGGCACGGCCGAAGGGCAGGCCTATCTGCGCGAGCACGGCCTGCTGGCGGCGATGCCGCAAGCCAACCACATCATCTGGTGCACCGGCGGCGCGTTCGTGCCGGCGCCCGAGTATGAAGCGTTCCTGGAACGGGGGCGCGACTATCTGGCCGCCTGGCAGCGGCCTTCATGA
- a CDS encoding LysR family transcriptional regulator: MKITLSASLLTWLRAFDAAARHTSFTLAAAELHVSQGAISQQVKCLEEWLGLTLFHRAQRKLSLSEDGRRLKTAVRESLEILENTLGRMRVDPRQEAFQLSCSPSFAARWLTPRLSALLREYPQLPLRVYGEFHELDRIRMEQDGVQAAIRFDPGEYSDLRAVEFLDEWLVPVATPAFLDAHPGLADLPVPPPEMMLHDASPWQHAAECEEWNNWLQAQGLPIPTQHPGQRFNMSQLALSAAFSGQGIAMGRLSLVLEDLMAGRLVPLRRQAVKSRAAYHYVAGRANDERVALVEGWLLREGRRFRRERDVWCQRNGLGFAR, encoded by the coding sequence ATGAAAATCACCCTTTCCGCCTCGCTGCTGACCTGGTTGCGCGCCTTCGACGCCGCCGCGCGGCACACCAGCTTCACCCTTGCCGCCGCCGAATTGCACGTCAGCCAGGGCGCCATCAGCCAGCAGGTGAAATGCCTGGAGGAATGGCTGGGCCTCACGCTCTTCCACCGCGCACAGCGCAAGCTCTCGCTGTCCGAAGACGGTCGCCGGCTGAAGACCGCCGTGCGCGAATCGCTGGAGATCCTGGAGAACACCCTGGGCCGCATGCGGGTGGACCCGCGCCAGGAAGCCTTCCAGCTCAGCTGTTCGCCCTCGTTTGCCGCGCGCTGGCTGACGCCGCGGCTGTCCGCGCTGCTGCGCGAATACCCGCAGCTGCCCTTGCGGGTCTATGGCGAATTCCACGAACTGGATCGCATCCGCATGGAGCAGGACGGCGTGCAGGCCGCCATCCGCTTCGACCCGGGCGAATACTCCGACCTGCGCGCCGTGGAGTTCCTGGATGAATGGCTGGTGCCGGTGGCCACCCCCGCTTTCCTGGACGCCCACCCCGGGCTGGCCGACTTGCCGGTACCACCGCCCGAGATGATGCTGCACGACGCTTCGCCCTGGCAGCACGCGGCGGAATGCGAAGAGTGGAACAACTGGCTGCAGGCGCAGGGCCTGCCCATCCCGACGCAGCACCCGGGCCAGCGCTTCAACATGTCCCAGCTGGCACTCAGCGCCGCCTTCAGCGGCCAGGGCATTGCCATGGGCAGGCTGTCGCTCGTGCTGGAAGACCTGATGGCGGGCAGGCTCGTCCCCTTGCGCCGGCAAGCCGTGAAGTCGCGCGCGGCCTATCACTACGTGGCCGGGCGCGCGAACGACGAACGTGTGGCGCTGGTCGAGGGATGGCTGCTGCGGGAAGGCCGGCGGTTCCGGCGCGAACGCGATGTCTGGTGCCAGCGCAACGGGCTGGGCTTCGCGCGCTGA